A region from the Halosolutus gelatinilyticus genome encodes:
- a CDS encoding MFS transporter: MGRTRLFASLCGLVFLVNLARIIYAPLLDVFIADFAIGEATAGLIVTLAWIGSAAPRLPTGWLLTRVPRHRVVLASGAILSVSSALAATSVTVSQLMTGAFLMGIASGVYFVSANPLISELFPERIGRVMGIHGAASQVAAVIAAPFVVLVLAIFVDWRLSLWTIAVGAALVTVYTWLAAKRTDLPAAGTGDRDFVAGAASEWRLIVTALAIVGVASFVWQGVFNFYELYMQSKGLSDRAAGLMLTIVFAAGVPAFFFGGDLADRLPKVPYMLGIVGTFSVCLLALTIAESFLALIALTAIVGFVVHALFPATDTYLLDTLPDSSRGSAYAVFSSIWMFTQAIGSSVLGIFIERDYTYDEVFASAAVLLGGTIVVLVILERAGRLPE; this comes from the coding sequence GTGGGCCGCACTCGACTCTTCGCCTCCCTCTGTGGACTCGTCTTTCTCGTCAATCTCGCGAGAATCATCTACGCGCCGCTGCTGGACGTCTTCATCGCCGACTTCGCGATCGGCGAGGCGACCGCAGGGCTCATCGTGACGCTCGCGTGGATCGGCAGCGCCGCGCCGCGGCTGCCCACCGGGTGGCTGCTCACCAGGGTCCCGCGACACCGCGTCGTGCTCGCCTCGGGGGCGATCCTCTCGGTCTCGTCGGCACTCGCCGCGACCTCGGTGACGGTTTCGCAGCTCATGACCGGGGCGTTCCTCATGGGGATCGCCTCCGGGGTCTACTTCGTGTCGGCGAACCCGCTGATCAGCGAGCTGTTCCCGGAGCGCATCGGACGCGTCATGGGGATCCACGGCGCCGCCAGCCAGGTCGCCGCGGTGATCGCCGCCCCGTTCGTCGTGCTCGTCCTCGCGATCTTCGTCGACTGGCGGCTCTCGCTGTGGACGATCGCCGTCGGCGCGGCGCTCGTGACGGTATACACGTGGCTCGCCGCGAAGCGGACCGACCTGCCGGCGGCCGGGACGGGCGATCGCGACTTCGTCGCCGGCGCCGCGTCGGAGTGGCGACTCATCGTAACGGCGCTCGCGATCGTCGGCGTCGCGTCGTTCGTCTGGCAGGGCGTGTTCAACTTCTACGAACTGTACATGCAGTCGAAGGGGCTGTCCGATCGCGCGGCCGGGCTGATGCTCACGATCGTCTTCGCCGCGGGCGTCCCCGCGTTCTTCTTCGGCGGCGACCTGGCCGATCGGCTCCCCAAGGTGCCGTACATGCTCGGGATCGTCGGGACGTTCTCCGTGTGCCTGCTCGCGCTGACGATCGCCGAGAGTTTTCTCGCGCTGATCGCGCTGACCGCGATCGTCGGCTTCGTCGTCCACGCCCTGTTTCCCGCCACGGACACGTACCTCCTGGATACCCTCCCGGATTCGTCCCGGGGCAGCGCCTACGCCGTGTTCAGTTCGATCTGGATGTTCACCCAGGCGATCGGGTCGTCCGTCCTGGGGATCTTCATCGAGCGCGACTACACCTACGACGAGGTCTTCGCCAGCGCCGCGGTGCTGCTCGGGGGCACGATCGTCGTGCTCGTGATTTTGGAGCGGGCGGGCCGGTTGCCGGAGTGA
- a CDS encoding nucleoside phosphorylase, giving the protein MATQPHLLVDDGELTDIALIPGDPGRVDRIAGHCNEAETVAQNREYKVVNASYEGRELTICSTGIGCPSAAIAIEEMANVGVETFVRVGTTGALQSGIEIGDMIVATGAAKNEGTSKRYEAVEYPAVPDYDVLSALVDSAEANDEEVHVGPIASDDAYYAETESYVADWEAAGMLSVEMEAAAVFSLARRKGLRAGAICTVDGNLVEGTQKGTATEEDELPDKAKNNVGRAIDIALSAATEL; this is encoded by the coding sequence ATGGCAACGCAACCGCACCTGTTGGTCGACGACGGAGAGTTGACGGACATCGCGCTCATTCCGGGCGATCCGGGCCGCGTCGATCGGATCGCCGGCCACTGTAACGAGGCGGAGACGGTCGCCCAGAACCGCGAGTACAAGGTCGTCAACGCGAGCTACGAGGGCCGGGAGCTGACGATCTGTTCGACCGGGATCGGCTGTCCGTCCGCCGCGATCGCGATCGAAGAGATGGCCAACGTCGGCGTCGAGACGTTCGTCCGCGTCGGCACCACGGGCGCGCTCCAGTCGGGGATCGAGATCGGCGACATGATCGTCGCGACCGGCGCCGCGAAGAACGAGGGGACCTCGAAGCGCTACGAAGCCGTCGAGTACCCCGCCGTCCCGGACTACGACGTGCTGTCGGCGCTCGTCGATTCGGCGGAGGCCAACGACGAGGAGGTCCACGTCGGCCCGATCGCCTCCGACGACGCCTACTACGCTGAGACCGAGTCCTACGTCGCCGACTGGGAGGCCGCGGGCATGCTGTCCGTCGAGATGGAAGCCGCGGCCGTCTTCTCGCTGGCCCGCCGGAAGGGGCTTCGCGCCGGCGCGATCTGCACCGTCGACGGCAACCTCGTCGAAGGGACGCAGAAAGGCACCGCCACCGAGGAGGACGAACTACCCGACAAGGCCAAGAACAACGTCGGCCGCGCGATCGACATCGCGCTCTCCGCCGCGACGGAACTGTAA
- a CDS encoding HalOD1 output domain-containing protein, producing MKERRRTESYGCEFSRRIRYERRENEPPSIAAAVALARYRDEDVTTASTRLYDYVDPEALDALFADTHNGTTRSPGTVEFAVDDATVTIDTDHVEVGPTG from the coding sequence ATGAAGGAACGAAGACGAACCGAGTCTTACGGGTGCGAGTTCAGTCGCCGTATCAGATACGAGCGACGTGAAAACGAACCGCCGAGCATCGCCGCCGCAGTCGCGCTGGCGCGGTACAGGGACGAAGACGTCACGACCGCGAGCACGCGGCTGTACGACTACGTCGATCCCGAAGCGCTCGATGCGCTCTTCGCCGACACGCATAACGGAACCACTCGATCGCCGGGAACCGTCGAGTTCGCGGTCGACGACGCCACCGTCACGATTGATACCGATCACGTGGAGGTGGGTCCGACCGGCTGA
- a CDS encoding carbohydrate kinase family protein, producing the protein MVSVLTAGHVNWDVTLRLDRLPTPDAEAAIRSQRQSGGGSAANVAATLAGLDVETGLIGSVGDDDNGLLARRELEEAGVSLDGVRIVEGTPTAVKYLLVDDDGEVAVLGNDGINEAVAPDDLDERRIRTADHVHLTGQRPDTAAAIARIASGAGVTVSFDPGRRLGDRDYGEALATSDVVFANDREAEAMLEDEYPGSDFSDRIVVVKCGGDGAMVHTPNGSYAHPGFDVDPVDTAGSGDAFAAGFIAIMLADGRRNGADGGRESAPGFDVERALEYANACGALTAAQEGARSTPTRAAIETFLADHF; encoded by the coding sequence ATGGTCTCCGTGCTCACCGCCGGTCACGTCAACTGGGACGTGACGCTCCGCCTCGATCGACTGCCGACCCCCGACGCCGAAGCCGCGATCCGATCGCAGCGCCAATCCGGCGGCGGCAGCGCCGCCAACGTCGCCGCCACCCTCGCGGGACTGGACGTCGAAACCGGGCTGATCGGCAGCGTCGGCGACGACGACAACGGACTGCTCGCGCGGCGCGAACTCGAGGAAGCCGGCGTCTCGCTCGACGGCGTTCGGATCGTCGAGGGGACGCCGACGGCCGTCAAGTACCTGCTGGTCGACGACGACGGGGAGGTCGCGGTGCTCGGCAACGACGGCATCAACGAGGCCGTCGCGCCGGACGACCTCGACGAGCGACGGATCCGGACGGCCGATCACGTCCACCTCACCGGGCAGCGACCCGACACCGCCGCCGCGATCGCGCGGATCGCCAGCGGCGCCGGCGTCACCGTCAGCTTCGATCCCGGGCGGCGGCTTGGCGACCGCGACTACGGCGAGGCGCTCGCGACGTCGGACGTCGTTTTCGCGAACGATCGCGAGGCCGAGGCGATGCTCGAGGACGAGTATCCCGGCTCGGACTTCAGCGATCGGATCGTCGTCGTCAAGTGCGGCGGCGACGGGGCGATGGTCCACACCCCGAACGGATCGTACGCCCACCCGGGGTTCGACGTCGATCCCGTCGATACCGCGGGGTCGGGCGACGCGTTCGCCGCGGGCTTCATCGCGATCATGCTCGCCGACGGACGGCGCAACGGCGCGGACGGCGGACGCGAATCCGCGCCCGGGTTCGACGTCGAGCGCGCGCTCGAGTACGCGAACGCCTGCGGCGCCCTCACGGCGGCCCAGGAAGGGGCTCGCAGCACGCCGACGCGAGCCGCGATCGAGACGTTTCTCGCCGACCACTTTTGA
- a CDS encoding DUF63 family protein has protein sequence MVLPEGFALPPWYFLVPLLVVLAGIVVLLWTLDPPVTDRTVLAFAPWMMFGSTLHVLYQIGAYPDGIAVLFASPSVYLVTAVVAGSVWLVATFLYAGGLQSSISRFVGIVGTAFFAVFAAFAIVSRWEVGAFDPFWPVIAVVVAGIVTAVAWIALSLWFTEVAAITGATGALVVFGHTLDGVSTAIGYDVLGAREDVPLSEFLLEAGSSLPIAAYVGGGWLFVLVKVVLALVILGLFREYVQEAPRQARTVLALVAAVGLGPGIHNVLLFTVT, from the coding sequence ATGGTATTACCCGAGGGATTCGCGCTCCCGCCGTGGTATTTTCTCGTGCCGCTGCTCGTCGTGCTGGCGGGGATCGTCGTGCTCCTGTGGACGCTCGATCCGCCGGTGACCGATCGAACGGTGCTCGCGTTCGCGCCGTGGATGATGTTCGGATCGACGCTGCACGTCCTCTATCAGATCGGGGCCTATCCCGACGGGATCGCCGTCCTGTTCGCCTCGCCGAGCGTCTACCTCGTGACGGCGGTCGTCGCGGGCTCGGTCTGGCTCGTCGCGACGTTCCTCTACGCCGGCGGCCTCCAGTCGTCGATCTCGCGGTTCGTCGGCATCGTCGGGACGGCGTTTTTCGCCGTGTTCGCGGCGTTCGCGATCGTCAGCCGGTGGGAAGTGGGCGCGTTCGACCCCTTCTGGCCGGTCATCGCGGTCGTCGTCGCCGGCATCGTCACCGCGGTCGCGTGGATCGCGCTGAGCCTCTGGTTCACCGAGGTCGCCGCGATCACGGGCGCCACCGGAGCGCTCGTCGTCTTCGGGCACACGCTCGACGGCGTCTCGACCGCGATCGGCTACGACGTGCTCGGTGCCCGCGAGGACGTCCCGCTCTCGGAGTTCCTGCTGGAGGCCGGCTCCAGCCTCCCGATCGCCGCGTACGTCGGCGGCGGCTGGCTATTCGTGCTCGTGAAAGTGGTGCTGGCGCTCGTCATCCTCGGGCTGTTCAGGGAGTACGTCCAGGAGGCGCCGCGACAGGCGCGGACCGTCCTCGCGCTGGTCGCCGCGGTGGGGCTCGGCCCGGGCATTCACAACGTCCTGCTGTTTACCGTAACCTAG
- a CDS encoding ribose 1,5-bisphosphate isomerase, whose translation MEEEPAVDPAVDETAEDIATMEIRGAATIADAAADALAIQADRTDAQTPAAFRSQLRAAAKELYETRPTAVSLPNALRYVLRGMEGETVSDLQVSTIERAEEFRTELEQAQDRLGKVGANRLRDGDVVMTHCHSTDALSCIEAALDAGKRVEAIVKETRPRKQGHITARQLREWGVPVTLIVDNAARRYLDDADHVLVGADSIAADGSVINKIGTSGLAVNARERGVPVMVAAQTIKLHPDTMTGHTVAIEMRDEAEVLSPDERADIAGGPDDEGLVVENPGFDVTPPRYVDAIVTERGQYPPESIVTLMRELFGETTGEPWET comes from the coding sequence ATGGAGGAGGAGCCAGCCGTCGATCCGGCCGTCGACGAGACGGCGGAGGACATCGCGACGATGGAGATCCGCGGCGCCGCGACCATCGCCGACGCGGCGGCCGACGCGCTCGCGATTCAGGCCGATCGGACCGACGCCCAGACGCCGGCGGCCTTCCGGAGCCAGCTTCGGGCCGCTGCGAAGGAACTCTACGAGACCCGCCCGACGGCGGTCAGCCTGCCGAACGCCCTCCGGTACGTTCTGCGCGGGATGGAGGGGGAGACCGTCTCCGACCTGCAGGTGTCGACGATCGAGCGCGCCGAGGAGTTCCGGACCGAACTCGAGCAGGCCCAGGATCGGCTGGGCAAGGTCGGCGCGAACCGCCTTCGCGACGGCGACGTGGTGATGACCCACTGCCACTCGACCGACGCGCTCTCGTGTATCGAGGCCGCGCTCGACGCCGGCAAGCGCGTCGAGGCGATCGTCAAGGAGACCCGACCGCGAAAGCAGGGCCACATCACGGCCCGCCAGTTGCGCGAGTGGGGTGTGCCGGTGACGCTGATCGTCGACAACGCGGCTCGGCGCTACCTGGACGACGCGGACCACGTCCTCGTCGGCGCGGACAGCATCGCCGCCGACGGCAGCGTTATCAACAAGATCGGGACGAGCGGCCTAGCCGTCAACGCGCGCGAGCGCGGCGTCCCGGTGATGGTCGCCGCCCAGACGATCAAACTCCACCCCGACACCATGACGGGTCACACCGTCGCGATCGAGATGCGCGACGAGGCCGAAGTCCTCTCGCCCGACGAACGAGCCGACATCGCCGGCGGTCCGGACGACGAAGGACTGGTCGTCGAGAACCCCGGCTTCGACGTCACGCCGCCGCGGTACGTCGACGCGATCGTCACCGAGCGCGGCCAGTATCCGCCCGAGAGCATCGTGACACTGATGCGAGAACTGTTCGGGGAGACGACCGGCGAGCCGTGGGAGACGTGA
- the deoC gene encoding deoxyribose-phosphate aldolase: MDRSELAPLIDHTVLGPETTPADVRRVLDEASEYRMNACIPPYAVAEASEYAPDVTLATVVGFPHGQNGHDVKRREGVLAWKAGADELDVVINVGRLKAGEVDVVRAELSELVAAAPIPVKVIIETALLSDEEKRRACEAAVAADAAMVKTSTGFADGGATIEDVSLMSEYLPVKASGGVGSYDEAIAMLDAGAERIGASSGVEILDGAPE, from the coding sequence ATGGATCGCAGCGAACTCGCTCCCCTGATCGACCACACGGTCCTCGGTCCCGAAACGACGCCCGCCGACGTTCGCCGGGTGCTCGACGAGGCGTCCGAGTACAGGATGAACGCCTGTATCCCGCCGTACGCCGTCGCGGAGGCGTCGGAGTACGCGCCGGACGTGACGCTGGCGACGGTCGTCGGCTTCCCCCACGGCCAGAACGGCCACGACGTCAAGCGCCGCGAGGGCGTCCTCGCCTGGAAGGCCGGCGCCGACGAACTCGACGTCGTGATCAACGTCGGCCGCCTCAAAGCGGGCGAAGTCGACGTCGTGCGGGCCGAACTGTCCGAACTCGTCGCGGCGGCGCCGATCCCGGTCAAGGTCATCATCGAGACTGCGCTGCTTTCCGACGAGGAAAAGCGACGGGCCTGCGAGGCCGCCGTCGCGGCCGACGCCGCGATGGTCAAGACCTCCACCGGCTTTGCCGATGGTGGTGCGACGATCGAGGACGTTTCCCTCATGAGCGAGTACCTCCCCGTCAAGGCCAGCGGCGGCGTCGGAAGCTACGACGAGGCGATCGCCATGCTCGACGCCGGCGCCGAGCGGATCGGCGCCTCAAGCGGCGTGGAGATCCTCGACGGCGCCCCCGAGTGA
- a CDS encoding HPP family protein codes for MRDSVRARVYALARRLRRLERRELDAFVRWIEHTGNLLHLSVLVFVPLVIAAVTWLSNATAIVSFLLFPPLASGTYTLFADPEGRYAKPGTFVGGMTAGALCGWLALALAAAIGLAGGGVSATAAGLGVFFTGAATWALDLEEPTAFSTALLVLVTGEARIAYVLGIVVSSAFVAIVFAVWRRHFYEQRARYLYQTTNGDDHVLVPMHDGDETVARFAAEIAGAHEAGKVILFDVADEPSAESTEDAADRSSRGPIRVRSLDALEARITARAESTVGAEAAGSAGDVIRDLESLADDLEATYDVPCEVVVAVDGGRSPDLVLRTARENNCDLIVAPYAEADRGGLSPFIKGLFDSEIDVIAFRSTGDRDRWRYGLVAVRGAGDTARAMLDFALRVAGPGWPISVCTCIDDESRRRTAENALADLVDAFTGRFETHVVTAPVDAYLSRVASQYDVLFLGSSTDRSAASRFVSPPTFEKCSDVESDVAIVHRGRHR; via the coding sequence ATGCGCGACTCGGTCCGAGCGCGCGTCTACGCGCTCGCCAGACGGCTCCGACGGCTCGAGCGGCGGGAACTCGACGCGTTCGTGCGGTGGATCGAGCACACCGGGAACCTCCTCCACCTCTCGGTGCTCGTCTTCGTCCCGTTGGTGATCGCCGCGGTGACCTGGCTGTCGAACGCGACGGCGATCGTCTCCTTCCTCCTGTTTCCGCCGCTGGCGTCCGGCACGTACACGCTCTTCGCCGATCCCGAGGGTCGGTACGCCAAGCCGGGCACGTTCGTCGGCGGGATGACCGCGGGGGCGCTGTGCGGCTGGCTCGCGCTCGCGCTCGCGGCCGCGATCGGGCTGGCCGGCGGCGGCGTCAGCGCGACCGCCGCCGGGCTGGGGGTCTTCTTCACCGGCGCCGCCACCTGGGCGCTCGACCTGGAGGAGCCGACGGCCTTCTCGACGGCGTTGCTCGTGCTCGTCACCGGCGAGGCGCGGATCGCGTACGTGCTCGGGATCGTCGTCTCGAGCGCGTTCGTCGCGATCGTCTTCGCGGTCTGGCGCCGCCATTTCTACGAGCAGCGGGCGCGGTACCTCTACCAGACGACCAACGGCGACGATCACGTTCTCGTTCCGATGCACGACGGCGACGAGACGGTCGCCCGGTTCGCCGCCGAGATCGCCGGGGCGCACGAGGCCGGGAAGGTCATCCTCTTCGACGTCGCCGACGAACCATCCGCCGAGTCCACCGAAGACGCCGCGGACCGATCGTCCCGCGGTCCGATCCGAGTTCGCTCCCTCGACGCGCTCGAAGCCCGCATCACCGCCAGGGCCGAATCCACCGTCGGCGCCGAAGCCGCCGGCTCCGCGGGCGACGTAATTCGCGACCTCGAATCGCTCGCGGACGACCTCGAAGCCACGTACGACGTCCCCTGCGAGGTCGTCGTCGCGGTCGACGGTGGCCGATCGCCCGACCTCGTCCTCCGCACGGCTCGCGAGAACAACTGCGACCTCATCGTCGCCCCGTACGCCGAAGCCGACCGGGGCGGGCTCTCGCCGTTCATCAAGGGGCTGTTCGACAGCGAGATCGACGTCATCGCGTTCCGCTCGACCGGCGACCGCGATCGGTGGCGCTACGGACTCGTCGCCGTCCGCGGCGCCGGCGACACCGCCCGCGCGATGCTCGACTTCGCGTTGCGGGTCGCCGGCCCCGGCTGGCCGATCAGCGTCTGCACCTGCATCGACGACGAGTCGCGCCGCCGAACCGCCGAGAACGCCCTCGCGGACCTCGTCGACGCGTTCACCGGCCGCTTCGAGACCCACGTCGTCACCGCGCCCGTCGACGCGTACCTCTCGCGGGTCGCGTCCCAGTACGACGTGCTCTTTCTCGGCTCGAGCACCGATCGATCGGCCGCCTCGCGGTTCGTCTCGCCGCCGACGTTCGAAAAGTGCAGCGACGTCGAGAGCGACGTCGCGATCGTCCACCGGGGTCGCCACCGGTAG
- a CDS encoding NAD-binding protein, with product MVDGQSVRRSLPENWRVVLSMRASIVLALTVALLSVATAIINIGTNAVDAQFASYVPEAIQSAASFTGALTGFLMVGSALALRRGLRAGWWATLLLLPLTAAQGFLQGSRYSAPLIVVSLVTIPVLLLSRKRFTKSLSLTTTQIAAGAALIGVQLYGTIGGYALREEFDGINTILDAFYFTLITSSTVGYGDITPNQSSTRAMLFTMSVLVLGVASFGIAIGALVGPAIQARISKTLGKMTDSQLELLEDHLIVLGYGELTEPIVDELARSDQQFVVVTPDREVTTRLTEEGILVIAANPSDEDPLRRAKIDRATAIVVATNEDAEDALAILTARQLAPAARIVAAATDRENITKLERAGADTVISPALLGGHLLVRSALGSDESDVVDRILRDR from the coding sequence ATGGTCGACGGGCAGTCGGTCCGGCGCTCGCTCCCCGAGAACTGGCGAGTGGTGCTCTCGATGCGGGCGTCGATCGTCCTCGCGCTGACGGTCGCCCTGCTCTCGGTCGCGACGGCGATCATCAACATCGGGACTAACGCCGTCGACGCGCAGTTCGCGTCGTACGTTCCTGAGGCCATCCAGAGCGCCGCCAGTTTCACCGGCGCGCTCACCGGCTTCCTGATGGTCGGCAGCGCGCTCGCGCTCCGACGCGGCCTTCGCGCGGGCTGGTGGGCGACCCTGCTGTTGCTCCCGCTGACCGCCGCCCAGGGGTTCCTGCAGGGGAGCCGGTACTCGGCGCCGCTGATCGTCGTCTCGCTCGTGACGATCCCGGTGTTGCTGCTCAGCCGGAAGCGCTTCACCAAGTCGCTCTCGCTCACCACCACCCAGATCGCCGCCGGGGCCGCGCTGATCGGCGTCCAGCTCTACGGCACGATCGGCGGCTACGCGCTTCGCGAGGAGTTCGACGGGATCAACACCATCCTCGACGCCTTCTACTTCACGCTGATCACGTCGAGCACGGTCGGCTACGGCGACATCACGCCGAATCAGTCGTCGACGCGCGCGATGCTGTTTACGATGTCCGTGCTCGTCCTCGGCGTGGCCAGCTTCGGTATCGCCATCGGCGCTCTCGTCGGCCCCGCCATCCAGGCCAGAATCTCGAAGACGCTCGGAAAGATGACCGACTCACAGCTCGAACTGCTCGAGGACCACCTCATCGTCCTCGGCTACGGCGAACTGACCGAACCGATCGTCGACGAACTCGCGCGCAGCGACCAGCAGTTCGTCGTCGTAACGCCCGACCGCGAGGTGACGACGCGACTTACCGAAGAAGGAATCCTCGTCATCGCGGCTAACCCCAGCGACGAGGACCCGCTCCGCCGCGCGAAGATCGATCGGGCTACGGCGATCGTCGTCGCCACGAACGAAGACGCCGAGGACGCGCTGGCGATCCTCACCGCCCGACAGCTCGCGCCCGCAGCCCGGATCGTCGCCGCCGCTACCGACCGCGAGAACATCACGAAGCTCGAACGCGCGGGCGCGGACACGGTCATCAGCCCGGCGCTGCTGGGCGGACACCTGCTGGTTCGATCGGCGCTCGGCAGCGACGAGTCGGACGTGGTCGATCGAATCCTGCGCGATCGGTGA
- a CDS encoding universal stress protein, which produces MLSRVLVPMDGSELSERALEYALENHPDASITVLTVVGEPSIMMGEAMSIAFEDNIEDAAKDRARGVLDRARELADDHDAEVDTAISVGRPGRAIVDRAADYDAVVIGSHGSDVVGRLFVGDVADVVFRRSPVPVTVVR; this is translated from the coding sequence ATGCTCTCTCGCGTTCTCGTGCCGATGGACGGCTCCGAGTTGTCCGAGCGCGCGCTCGAGTACGCCCTCGAGAACCACCCGGACGCGTCGATAACCGTCCTCACCGTGGTCGGCGAACCCTCGATCATGATGGGCGAGGCGATGAGCATCGCCTTCGAGGACAACATCGAAGACGCGGCCAAAGACCGCGCCAGGGGAGTCCTCGATCGGGCGCGCGAACTGGCGGACGACCACGACGCGGAAGTCGACACCGCCATCTCGGTCGGCCGGCCGGGCCGGGCGATCGTCGACCGCGCGGCGGACTACGACGCGGTCGTGATCGGAAGCCACGGAAGTGACGTGGTCGGGCGGCTGTTCGTCGGCGACGTCGCGGACGTCGTGTTCCGGCGATCGCCGGTCCCGGTGACGGTCGTCCGGTAG
- a CDS encoding AAA family ATPase, giving the protein MILVICGPPGAGKTTIATRVRERLVRRDVPVQLYHSDDFSSRTYEQLFDRIASAVETEAASGREDEPAIHLVDGTFYRQKWQTRFRTLDDVRFVHVAASLETCLERNRSRADPIDERGVHVIYREFADPEAALEIDTDDRTVPEAVDRILAALSAWGWLDAADPEA; this is encoded by the coding sequence GTGATCCTCGTCATCTGCGGGCCGCCCGGCGCGGGCAAGACGACGATCGCGACCCGGGTTCGGGAGCGACTCGTCCGTCGAGACGTCCCCGTCCAACTCTACCACTCGGACGACTTCTCGAGTCGGACGTACGAGCAACTCTTCGATCGGATCGCGAGCGCGGTCGAGACCGAGGCCGCGTCCGGGCGCGAGGACGAACCCGCGATCCACCTCGTCGACGGTACGTTTTACCGGCAGAAGTGGCAGACCCGGTTTCGAACCCTCGATGATGTCCGGTTCGTTCACGTCGCGGCGAGTCTCGAAACCTGCCTCGAGCGAAACCGATCGCGGGCGGACCCGATCGACGAGCGGGGCGTCCACGTGATCTACCGGGAGTTCGCCGACCCCGAGGCCGCGCTCGAGATCGACACCGACGACCGCACCGTCCCGGAGGCCGTCGATCGCATCCTCGCCGCGCTGTCCGCGTGGGGGTGGCTCGACGCCGCCGACCCCGAGGCGTGA